A single window of Ctenopharyngodon idella isolate HZGC_01 chromosome 24, HZGC01, whole genome shotgun sequence DNA harbors:
- the mon2 gene encoding protein MON2 homolog isoform X5: MSVKMSTSSPEAVKKLVENMQADLRSLSMECKKKFPPVKEAAESGIVKIKTIAARNTDILAALKENSSEVVQPFLMGCGTKEPKITQLCLAAIQRLMSHEVVSEAAAGNIINMLWQLMENGLEELKLLQTVLVLLTTNTIVHDEVLSKAIVLCFRLHFTKDNITNNTAAATVRQVVTVVFERMVAEDEKFKGLTEEPPAVQGNSNRRSVSTLRPSAKDAYMLFQDLCQLVNADAPYWLVGMTEMTRTFGLELLESVLNDFPEVFLQHQEFSFLLKERVCPLVIKLFSPNIKFRQGSCSSASSPAPVEKPYFPICMRLLRVVSVLIKHFYSLLVTECEIFLSLLVKFLDGEKPQWLRAVAVESVHRLCVQPHLLRSFCQSYDMKQHSTKVFRDIVNALGSFIQSLFILPNTGNTSSTGTPAGGSVSGSQASGPGGPGAAGTGGALTTQAAFEYRGTWIPLMSVSVQGSAKATYLEMLDKVEPPSIPEGYAMSVAFSALLDLVRGITLMIERELTKQEQEAAMREEAEPVLSPPQEPLAHEVWEEMVNACWCGLLAALSLLLDASTDETATENILKAELAMASLCGRLGLVTPRDAFITAICKASLPPHYALTILNSNAANLSNKVYSIQGQSVQMVSPSSESHQQVVAVGQPLTAQPQGTVVLTAKNIQCMRTLLNLAHCHGAYLGTSWQLVLATLQHLVWILGLKPSVGGVLKPGRAVEGPSTVLTTAVMTDLPVISNILSRLFESSQYLDDVSLHHLINALCSLSMEAMEMAYGNNKVRRFLDLQISAEPSLFAVAKLLETGLVNMDRIEILWRPLTAHLLEVCQHPNTRMREWGAEAITSLIKAGLSYKHEPPLSQNQRLQLLLLNPLKELSNVLHADIRQKQLECVLQILQNQGDSLGPGWPLVLGVIGAIRNDQGESLIRTAFQCLQLVVTDFLPTMPCMCLQIVVDVAGSFGLQNQELNISLTSIGLLWNISDYFFQRGEAITEELEKEEAVLLKQAQDKGEPLNRPFHPAPPFDCLWLCLYAKLGELCVDPRPAVRKSAGQTMFSTIAAHGTLLQPSTWNIVVWKVLFHLLDCVRKSSTTADKEKIESGGGNILIHHSRDTAEKQWAETWVLTLAGVARIFNTRRYLLQQLGDFFKAWEVLLDHIQSAALSKNNEVSLAALKSFQEILQLVTPVKDTDKPDALAAMDVPHVLMESLQGSGPGRPLVRSDSLAERLAQRYGVQPSLPPPGEELDDSALWWSAWNTWYRVGTECTRPPSGGTDKLAFVPSQPFLTALIQIFPALYQHIAGGFSMEDLKKLGVILYGAVSVPISSDSSPFILPSYTEAVLTSLQEAVLTALDVLQKAICVGSENLQVMYPAIFEQLLLFVEFSCKPPQYGKMETKHVANAKYNQIQLFAPAEWVALNYVPFAERSLEVVVDLYHKTACHKAVITEKVLQNIIKTLRIPLGLKYACPAESTWKLAVSSLLKVLSIGLPVARQQASSGKFDTMWPELANAFEDFLFTKSTPPDNLSIQEFQKNEAVDVEVVQLISTEILPFANFIPKEFVGRIMSMLNKGSIHSQSSSFTDLEVNTHCYDWVTVLHIKISKYLELPQL, encoded by the exons GGTCCAGCCGTTCCTCATGGGCTGCGGAACCAAAGAACCCAAAATCACCCAGCTGTGTCTCGCCGCCATTCAGAGACTCATGTCACATGAAGTCGTGTCCGAg GCGGCGGCGGGGAACATCATTAACATGCTGTGGCAGCTGATGGAGAACGGACTGGAGGAGCTCAAACTGCTGCAGACGGTTCTGGTGCTGCTCACCACCAACACCATCGTACATGATGAAGTCCTGTCCAAG GCGATCGTTCTGTGTTTCCGGCTGCACTTCACTAAAGACAACATCACCAACAACACAGCGGCCGCCACCGTCAGACAGGTCGTGACCGTGGTGTTTGAGAGGATGGTGGCGGAAGACGAGAAATTCAAAG GTCTGACGGAAGAACCGCCTGCTGTCCAGGGCAACAGTAACCGGCGCTCTGTCAGCACGCTGAGACCCAGCGCTAAAGACGCATACATGTTGTTCCAG GACTTGTGTCAGTTGGTGAACGCCGACGCCCCCTACTGGTTAGTGGGAATGACAGAGATGACCCGGACGTTCGGCTTAGAGCTGCTGGAATCGGTTTTAAACGACTTTCCTGAAGTTTTCCTGCAG CATCAGGAGTTCAGTTTCCTGTTGAAGGAGCGCGTGTGTCCGCTGGTCATCAAGCTGTTCTCTCCCAACATCAAGTTCCGGCAGGGCAGCTGTTCCAGCGCGTCGTCTCCGGCGCCCGTGGAGAAGCCGTATTTCCCCATCTGCATGAGACTGCTGCGGGTCGTCTCGGTTCTCATCAAACACTTCTACAGCCTCCTG gtaaCAGAGTGTGAGATCTTCCTGTCTCTGCTGGTGAAGTTTCTGGATGGAGAGAAGCCGCAGTGGCTGCGAGCCGTGGCCGTGGAGTCCGTGCACAGACTGTGTGTTCAGCCACATTTACTGCg gTCTTTCTGTCAGTCGTACGACATGAAGCAGCACTCCACCAAAGTGTTCAGAGACATCGTCAACGCTTTGGGCTCCTTCATCCAGTCCCTCTTCATCCTCCCCAACACAGGAAACACTTCATCCACTGGCACTCCtgcag GTGGGTCGGTGTCGGGTTCGCAGGCGTCTGGTCCGGGCGGTCCGGGTGCAGCAGGTACAGGTGGAGCTCTGACCACACAGGCTGCTTTTGAGTACCGGGGCACGTGGATCCCCCTCATGAGCGTCAGCGTCCAGGGCAGTGCCAAAGCCACCTA TCTGGAGATGCTGGATAAGGTGGAGCCGCCCTCCATCCCTGAAGGTTACGCCATGTCTGTGGCGTTCAGCGCCCTGCTGGATCTGGTGAGGGGCATCACACTGATGATCGAGAGAGAGCTCACCAAACAGGAACAGGAAGCTGCAATGAGAGAGGAGGCGGAGCCTGTTTTGTCTCCCCCTCAGGAACCCC TGGCTCATGAGGTTTGGGAGGAAATGGTGAACGCCTGCTGGTGCGGCTTACTGGCGGCTCTCTCACTGCTGCTGGACGCCAG TACGGACGAGACGGCCACAGAAAACATCCTGAAAGCGGAGCTGGCCATGGCGTCTCTGTGCGGCCGTCTGGGTTTGGTGACGCCACGTGATGCTTTTATTACAGCCATCTGTAAAGCCTCTCTTCCTCCTCACTACGCCCTCACCATCCTGAACAGCAACGCTGCCAACCTCTCCAATAAAG tgtacTCCATCCAGGGTCAGAGTGTGCAGATGGTCAGTCCGTCCAGTGAATCACACCAGCAGGTGGTAGCAGTCGGTCAGCCGCTCACCGCTCAGCCGCAGGGCACCGTAGTG CTCACAGCGAAGAACATTCAGTGCATGCGGACGCTGCTGAATCTGGCTCATTGTCACGGTGCTTATCTGGGAACATCATGGCAGCTGGTTTTAGCCACACTACAG CATCTGGTGTGGATTCTGGGTCTGAAACCGTCTGTCGGTGGCGTTCTGAAGCCGGGCCGGGCCGTGGAGGGTCCCAGCACG GTTTTGACCACAGCGGTGATGACCGATCTACCCGTCATATCAAACATCCTCTCCAGACTCTTTGAAAGCTCACA ATACCTTGACGACGTCTCTCTGCATCACCTGATAAACGCCCTGTGCTCTTTATCCATGGAGGCGATGGAGATGGCTTATGGAAACAACAAGGTGCGTCGTTTCTTGGACCTTCAGATCAGTGCG GAGCCGTCTCTGTTTGCGGTGGCCAAACTCTTAGAGACCGGACTGGTCAATATGGACCGGATTGAGATTCTCTGGAGGCCGCTGACGGCTCATCTACTGGAG GTGTGTCAGCATCCTAACACTCGTATGAGGGAGTGGGGTGCAGAGGCCATTACCTCACTGATCAAAGCTGGACTCTCCTACAAACACGAGCCACCGCTGTCCCAAAACCAG CGGCTGCAGCTGCTGCTTCTGAACCCTCTGAAGGAGCTCTCCAACGTCCTTCACGCTGATATCCGACAGAAACAGCTGGAGTGTGTCCTTCAGATCCTACAGAACCAGGGAGACAGTCTCGGACCGGGATGGCCTCTGGTACTGGGGGTCATCGGAGCGATCCGCAATGACCAGGG TGAATCCCTCATACGAACAGCGTTCCAGTGCCTGCAGTTGGTGGTGACCGACTTCCTACCCACAATGCCTTGCATGTGCCTCCAAATTGTGGTGGATGTAGCCGGCAGCTTTGGGCTTCAGAACCAGGAGCTGAACATCAGCCTGACGTCTATCGGCCTGTTG TGGAACATCTCAGACTACTTCTTCCAAAGGGGAGAAGCTATTACAGAGGAGCTGGAAAAGGAGGAGGCAGTTCTTTTGAAACAGGCCCAAGATAAAGGTGAACCTCTAAACCGACCCTTTCACCCTGCGCCGCCCTTTGACTGTCTGTGGTTGTGCCTGTATGCCAAACTGGGTGAGTTGTGTGTGGACCCACGGCCGGCTGTGAGGAAAAGCGCCGGCCAAACAATGTTCTCCACCATTGCTGCTCACGGAACGCTGCTGCAACCATCGACCTGGAACATTGTGGTTTGGAAG GTTCTCTTTCATCTGCTGGACTGTGTAAGGAAGTCCTCCACCACGGCCGACAAGGAGAAGATCGAATCTGGAGGTGGAAACATCCTCATCCACCATTCACGTGACACGGCAGAGAAGCAGTGGGCGGAAACGTGGGTTCTGACGCTTGCGGGCGTAGCTCGTATCTTCAACACCAGGAGATACCTGCTCCAGCAGCTGG GTGACTTTTTCAAGGCTTGGGAAGTTCTTTTGGACCACATCCAGTCCGCTGCCCTCAGCAAGAACAATGAAGTTTCCCTCGCCGCCCTCAAGAGCTTCCAGGAGATCCTTCAGCTAGTCACGCCCGTTAAAGACACAGATAAACCCGATGCTCTTGCAGCTATGGACGTTCCTCATGTCCTTATGGAGTCTCTTCAAGGTTCCGGTCCAGGAAGACCCCTAGTCCGATCGGATTCCCTTGCCGAGCGACTAGCCCAGCGGTACGGCGTCCAACCTTCACTTCCGCCACCTGGAGAGGAGCTGGATGACTCAGCCCTTTGGTGGTCAGCGTGGAACACTTGGTACCGGGTAGGAACCGAGTGCACGCGACCCCCTAGTGGTGGAACAGACAAACTAGCGTTCGTACCCAGCCAGCCTTTCCTGACAGCGCTAATACAGATTTTCCCAGCGTTGTACCAGCACATCGCAGGAGGCTTCAGCATGGAGGATCTCAAGAAGCTGGGGGTGATTCTGTATGGAGCCGTGTCGGTCCCCATAAGTTCCGACTCCTCGCCATTCATCTTGCCCTCCTACACGGAGGCGGTGCTCACCAGCCTGCAGGAAGCGGTCCTGACCGCCCTCGATGTCCTGCAGAAG GCAATTTGTGTGGGTTCGGAGAATCTCCAAGTGATGTATCCCGCCATCTTTGAACAGCTCCTGCTGTTCGTTGAGTTCTCCTGTAAACCTCCTCAGTACGGAAAGATGGAGACCAAACACGTGGCCAATGCCAAATACAACCAG ATCCAACTGTTTGCACCG GCGGAATGGGTGGCCTTAAACTACGTGCCGTTTGCGGAGCGATCTCTAGAAGTGGTGGTCGATTTGTATCATAAAACGGCCTGTCATAAAGCCGTTATCACCGAGAAAGTCCTACAAAACATCATTAAG ACTCTGAGGATTCCTCTGGGTCTGAAGTACGCCTGTCCTGCTGAGAGCACCTGGAAACTGGCCGTCTCCTCTCTGCTCAAAGTGCTTTCCATTGGACTCCCTGTTGCCCGGCAACAAGCATCCTCAGGCAAATTTGACACAATGTGGCCGGAGCTAGCGAACGCATTTGAGGACTTCCTGTTTACCAAAAG CACACCTCCAGATAATCTGTCCATACAAGAGTTCCAGAAGAATGAAGCTGTAGATGTTGAG GTGGTGCAGTTGATCAGCACAGAGATTTTACCATTTGCCAATTTCATACCCAAAGAGTTCGTAGGTCGTATCATGAGCATGCTCAATAAAGGATCGATTCACTCCCAGTCTTCATCATTCACAG ACTTGGAAGTAAACACCCACTGCTATGATTGGGTGacagttttgcatattaaaataagtaagtACTTGGAGTTACCACAGTTATAG